In Leptodesmis sichuanensis A121, the following are encoded in one genomic region:
- a CDS encoding fasciclin domain-containing protein, translating to MSIQILAHPLKKGTGMVAVAIASSLISLPVLAGGTTSDSMQKPTAAPTSEVTPKTAPMDAPPADAVPTGTPATGGYQLEPPPTKKAPTASSESAAPTSEANPTPGANPDRANSTSATQGNIVDVATSKGSFTTLLAAVKAAGLTDVLAEGGPYTVFAPTDAAFAALPKGTVETLLKPENKEKLKKVLAYHVVPGSVSSSTIKPGQVKTVEGSAVMLKTSGDKIMVNNANVTAANIKASNGIIHAIDKVILPPDL from the coding sequence ATGAGTATTCAAATCCTTGCACACCCACTGAAGAAAGGAACTGGTATGGTTGCGGTTGCGATCGCCAGTAGCTTAATCAGTCTGCCCGTTCTGGCGGGGGGAACCACCTCCGATTCGATGCAAAAGCCGACTGCTGCACCCACATCTGAGGTTACTCCCAAGACGGCTCCCATGGATGCGCCTCCAGCGGATGCAGTTCCCACAGGAACTCCTGCTACCGGAGGCTATCAACTGGAACCGCCTCCCACCAAGAAAGCGCCTACTGCTTCCAGTGAGTCTGCTGCTCCAACGTCTGAAGCCAATCCTACTCCGGGAGCCAACCCAGACCGAGCCAATTCAACCAGTGCCACACAAGGCAATATTGTCGATGTGGCTACGTCTAAAGGCTCATTCACAACCCTGTTAGCTGCTGTCAAAGCTGCAGGCTTAACGGACGTACTTGCTGAGGGTGGCCCCTACACGGTGTTTGCCCCGACTGATGCCGCATTTGCTGCCCTTCCCAAAGGCACAGTAGAAACCCTGTTGAAACCTGAAAACAAAGAAAAACTGAAAAAAGTTTTGGCCTATCATGTGGTTCCCGGTAGTGTGAGTTCTTCGACGATCAAACCGGGTCAGGTCAAAACCGTAGAGGGCAGTGCTGTCATGCTAAAAACATCGGGTGACAAGATTATGGTCAATAATGCCAACGTCACCGCTGCCAACATCAAGGCCAGCAATGGCATAATTCACGCGATCGACAAAGTAATCCTGCCTCCAGACTTGTAA
- a CDS encoding form I ribulose bisphosphate carboxylase large subunit — translation MSYAQTRTQTKAGYKAGVQDYRLTYYTPDYTPKDTDILAAFRVTPQPGVPYEEAGAAVAAESSTGTWTTVWTDLLTDLDRYKGRCYDIEPVPGEDNQFIAYIAYPLDLFEEGSVTNLLTSLVGNVFGFKALKALRLEDIRIPVAYLKTFQGPPHGIQVERDKINKYGRPLLGCTIKPKLGLSAKNYGRAVYECLRGGLDFTKDDENINSQPFQRWRDRFLFVADAIHKAQAETGEIKGHYLNVTAPTCEEMMKRAAFAKELEMPIIMHDFLTGGFTANTSLAHYCRDNGLLLHIHRAMHAVIDRQKNHGIHFRVLAKCLRMSGGDHIHTGTVVGKLEGDKAITLGFIDLLRENYIEQDRSRGVYFTQDWASMPGVMAVASGGIHVWHMPALVDIFGDDSVLQFGGGTLGHPWGNAPGATANRVALEACVQARNEGRDLMREGGDIIREAARWSPELAAACELWKEIKFEFEAVDTV, via the coding sequence ATGTCTTACGCGCAAACGAGAACCCAGACCAAAGCTGGGTATAAGGCGGGGGTACAGGATTACCGCCTGACGTACTACACCCCGGATTACACCCCCAAGGATACAGACATCCTGGCGGCCTTCCGGGTCACCCCTCAGCCCGGTGTTCCTTATGAGGAAGCAGGTGCGGCAGTAGCGGCTGAATCCTCTACCGGAACTTGGACGACGGTGTGGACTGACCTGCTGACCGACCTCGATCGCTACAAAGGTCGTTGCTACGATATCGAACCCGTTCCCGGTGAAGATAATCAATTTATCGCCTACATTGCCTATCCTTTGGATCTGTTTGAAGAAGGATCTGTCACCAACCTGCTGACCTCCCTGGTAGGGAATGTGTTCGGGTTCAAAGCCCTGAAAGCCCTGCGTCTGGAAGACATCCGCATCCCCGTTGCTTACTTGAAGACCTTCCAGGGGCCTCCCCACGGGATTCAGGTCGAGCGTGACAAGATCAACAAGTACGGTCGTCCGCTGCTGGGTTGCACCATTAAGCCCAAGCTGGGTCTGTCTGCGAAGAACTATGGCCGTGCGGTATACGAATGTCTGCGTGGCGGTCTGGACTTCACCAAAGACGACGAAAACATCAACTCCCAGCCCTTCCAACGCTGGCGCGATCGCTTCCTGTTTGTTGCTGATGCCATCCACAAGGCTCAGGCCGAAACGGGTGAAATCAAAGGTCACTACCTGAACGTGACCGCACCCACCTGCGAAGAAATGATGAAACGGGCAGCCTTTGCCAAAGAACTGGAAATGCCCATCATCATGCATGACTTCCTGACGGGTGGTTTCACGGCCAACACCAGCTTGGCCCACTATTGCCGCGATAATGGTCTGCTGCTCCACATCCACCGAGCCATGCACGCCGTCATCGATCGGCAAAAGAACCACGGGATCCACTTCCGGGTGCTGGCAAAATGCTTGCGGATGTCCGGTGGTGACCACATCCACACGGGAACCGTGGTCGGTAAGCTGGAAGGCGACAAGGCAATCACCCTTGGTTTCATCGATCTGCTGCGGGAAAACTACATTGAGCAAGATCGGTCTCGCGGTGTTTACTTCACCCAGGATTGGGCTTCCATGCCGGGTGTGATGGCGGTTGCTTCCGGTGGTATCCACGTCTGGCACATGCCTGCTCTCGTAGACATCTTTGGAGACGACTCTGTCCTGCAGTTTGGTGGTGGTACGCTGGGTCACCCCTGGGGTAATGCTCCTGGTGCAACGGCTAACCGTGTGGCTCTGGAAGCCTGCGTGCAAGCCCGGAACGAAGGTCGCGACCTGATGCGCGAAGGCGGCGACATCATCCGTGAAGCCGCTCGCTGGAGTCCTGAACTAGCTGCGGCTTGCGAACTGTGGAAGGAAATTAAGTTCGAGTTTGAAGCCGTTGATACCGTCTGA
- the rcbX gene encoding RuBisCO chaperone RbcX: MDLKQIAKDTTKTLISYMTYQAYRVVIAQLDETEPKRAYWLRQFSYRVSIQDSEAYLTALFHEEQRLAFRLLTVREHIAEEIADYLPEMLRTGIQQANLTQRTQQLERMTQVDPSASTTHPEQGSGYEPDSF; encoded by the coding sequence ATGGATCTTAAGCAGATTGCCAAAGACACAACCAAAACCCTGATCAGTTACATGACGTATCAGGCATACCGGGTGGTGATTGCTCAGTTAGATGAAACTGAACCAAAACGAGCCTACTGGTTACGCCAGTTTTCTTACCGGGTCAGTATTCAAGATAGTGAAGCGTACCTCACAGCCCTCTTCCACGAGGAACAACGGTTGGCCTTTCGGCTACTGACGGTACGCGAACACATTGCTGAAGAAATTGCCGATTACCTCCCAGAAATGCTGCGGACGGGTATTCAGCAAGCCAATCTGACGCAACGAACGCAGCAATTAGAACGCATGACGCAAGTAGATCCATCGGCTTCAACGACCCATCCAGAGCAAGGATCGGGGTACGAACCTGATAGTTTTTAG
- a CDS encoding ribulose bisphosphate carboxylase small subunit, with protein MKTLPKERRYETFSYLPPLSDAQIARQIQYVIDQGYFPCIEFNEDSNAETYYWTMWKLPLFNVTSPQEVLNEVQQCRSEYGNCYIRVVAFDNIKQCQVMSFIVHKPGTSGSSYRY; from the coding sequence ATGAAGACTCTACCCAAAGAGCGCCGTTACGAAACTTTTTCTTACTTGCCTCCTCTCAGCGATGCTCAAATTGCTCGCCAAATCCAGTACGTGATTGATCAGGGCTATTTCCCTTGCATTGAGTTCAATGAAGACTCCAATGCAGAAACCTACTACTGGACAATGTGGAAACTGCCTCTGTTCAACGTTACTTCTCCCCAGGAAGTGTTGAATGAAGTGCAACAGTGCCGATCGGAGTATGGTAACTGCTATATCCGTGTTGTTGCTTTCGATAACATCAAGCAATGTCAGGTAATGAGCTTTATCGTTCACAAACCCGGCACCAGCGGCAGCAGCTACCGTTACTAA
- a CDS encoding ligand-binding sensor domain-containing protein, translating to MAVSVATSRFSVRSWLLIFSMQAAMGMTASAAFSQDVILTQPSPQIETAPFYPPDAPPARRTPLPDRRQDIEEQTVTADYRISALQPDSKGALWVGSWQGLAKIDPKTGRILNRVSLPNTTVGALAQDRSGRIWVGTYEGLVRIDPRSGEITAQNFALPSNRVLSMLVDQRGYLWVGTDAGLALISPDQGLLMTTVKNLPGVSANALTLDPLGNLWVGTLNGLVQVNTASALLMRQIDTIPGKTVQALDFDPWGMLWLGTPTGLYAADVGIQRTIQLVRPPSAKPAAKSTARPAGKGRSANHPSPKSRSQSSRPVSQPPAIEKIVFVSTDPALFKLRTVTQLQGRNVMTLHFDKLNSIWVGTTTGLLRVNPFNGATGGEIPYLPSSRVLSLSPDTGGKLWVGTSEGLAWVSTETFRGKPHATFLPVGR from the coding sequence ATGGCAGTCTCGGTTGCAACATCCAGGTTCTCAGTTAGGTCCTGGTTACTGATCTTCAGTATGCAGGCAGCTATGGGGATGACAGCCAGTGCAGCCTTTTCGCAGGATGTCATTCTGACCCAACCCTCTCCCCAGATCGAGACTGCCCCGTTTTATCCCCCTGATGCTCCCCCTGCCCGCAGAACGCCCCTCCCCGATCGCCGTCAGGATATTGAAGAACAAACGGTAACGGCAGATTACCGGATCAGTGCCTTACAGCCTGATAGTAAAGGAGCGTTATGGGTGGGTTCCTGGCAGGGATTGGCTAAGATCGATCCCAAAACTGGTCGGATTCTGAATCGAGTAAGCTTACCCAATACGACGGTGGGTGCTCTGGCTCAAGATCGCAGCGGTCGGATCTGGGTGGGAACTTATGAAGGGTTAGTTCGGATTGATCCGCGTTCAGGAGAAATTACGGCTCAAAATTTTGCCCTGCCTTCCAATCGGGTGCTGTCCATGCTGGTGGATCAGCGGGGCTACCTGTGGGTGGGCACCGATGCAGGGTTAGCGTTAATCAGCCCGGATCAAGGCTTGTTAATGACGACGGTAAAAAATCTGCCCGGAGTGAGTGCTAATGCCCTGACTTTAGATCCTCTGGGAAATTTGTGGGTGGGTACTTTAAATGGCCTGGTACAGGTGAATACGGCCAGTGCCCTGCTGATGCGGCAGATTGATACGATTCCTGGCAAAACTGTACAGGCACTGGATTTTGATCCCTGGGGAATGCTGTGGCTCGGCACTCCTACCGGGTTATATGCCGCAGATGTAGGTATTCAACGCACAATTCAACTGGTGCGTCCACCCAGCGCCAAACCTGCTGCTAAATCTACAGCCCGTCCTGCCGGAAAAGGGCGATCGGCGAATCATCCCTCCCCAAAAAGCAGATCCCAATCCAGTCGCCCGGTTAGCCAGCCTCCAGCGATCGAAAAGATTGTATTTGTGTCTACTGATCCGGCGCTATTTAAGCTGCGAACCGTCACCCAACTGCAGGGCCGCAACGTGATGACGCTTCATTTTGATAAGTTGAACAGCATCTGGGTAGGAACCACAACCGGTTTACTGCGGGTCAATCCCTTTAATGGAGCAACGGGTGGAGAAATTCCTTACCTGCCTTCCAGTCGGGTGCTTTCCTTATCGCCTGATACGGGAGGTAAGTTATGGGTGGGTACCAGTGAAGGATTGGCCTGGGTCAGTACAGAGACGTTTAGAGGCAAGCCTCATGCAACATTTCTACCAGTGGGACGGTAA
- a CDS encoding class I SAM-dependent methyltransferase: protein MNTQATELLEKIRQQFDTAPYPRVPLERSPKGDTHLLYIHDLVTPYYVNHQRVLNTEGKVILDAGCGSGYKSLVLAEANPGAKIVGIDLSEESVKLARERLKYHGFDNAQFHALTIEELPSLGLEFDYINCDEVLYLLTDPVAGLAAMKAVLKPEGIIRANFHSRLQRALFHQAQEFFTIMGLMDNSPNEAELTAVRDIMKALKSGVLLKARTWNADFEVDDERLLANHLLRGDKGVNIPEFFAILRAANLEFISMVNWWQWDLVELFEDFSALPIEIGLALAEKTVEEQLHLFELLHPCHRLLDLWCGHPGQSTPYTPVSNWTDDQWRQATAYLHPQFKTATFKADLIESIAESKLFEISHYLQKTNEPIKVDGLLASCLLMLIDQPQSVSALVQHWLKIRPLNLVTSQPTTEMEAFELMKDRLADLERLGFILMEA, encoded by the coding sequence ATGAATACTCAAGCCACCGAGTTACTTGAAAAAATCCGCCAACAGTTTGACACGGCTCCTTATCCCAGGGTTCCTCTAGAGCGATCGCCCAAAGGAGACACTCACCTCCTGTACATTCACGATCTGGTGACGCCCTACTATGTGAACCACCAGCGAGTGCTGAACACGGAAGGAAAAGTCATTTTAGATGCAGGCTGTGGCAGCGGTTACAAGTCCTTGGTGCTGGCTGAGGCCAATCCCGGTGCCAAAATTGTTGGGATTGACCTTTCCGAAGAGTCTGTCAAACTAGCGCGGGAACGTCTCAAATATCACGGATTTGACAATGCTCAATTCCATGCTCTAACTATCGAAGAGTTGCCCAGCCTGGGGTTGGAGTTTGATTACATTAACTGTGATGAAGTTCTTTATTTATTGACCGATCCTGTAGCGGGCCTTGCAGCTATGAAAGCTGTACTCAAGCCAGAGGGGATTATTCGAGCTAATTTTCACAGTCGGTTGCAACGGGCCTTGTTCCACCAGGCACAAGAATTTTTCACCATCATGGGTTTAATGGATAACTCTCCCAATGAGGCTGAACTGACCGCAGTACGAGATATCATGAAAGCGCTGAAAAGTGGCGTGCTGCTCAAAGCGAGAACCTGGAACGCCGATTTTGAAGTAGACGATGAGCGTTTGTTGGCAAACCATCTACTGCGAGGAGACAAGGGAGTTAATATTCCTGAGTTTTTCGCCATCTTGAGGGCGGCCAACCTGGAATTCATCAGTATGGTGAACTGGTGGCAGTGGGATCTGGTGGAACTGTTTGAAGACTTTAGTGCTTTACCGATTGAAATTGGTCTGGCCCTGGCTGAGAAAACCGTTGAGGAGCAACTACATCTGTTTGAACTGCTGCACCCCTGTCACCGTTTGCTCGATCTATGGTGTGGTCACCCTGGACAGTCAACCCCCTACACTCCCGTTTCCAACTGGACAGATGATCAATGGCGGCAGGCAACCGCCTATCTACATCCCCAGTTCAAAACGGCGACCTTCAAAGCGGACCTGATTGAGTCGATCGCAGAATCGAAGCTGTTTGAAATCAGTCATTACCTGCAAAAGACCAATGAGCCTATCAAGGTAGACGGTTTACTAGCCAGTTGCCTGCTGATGTTGATCGATCAACCCCAAAGTGTTAGTGCGCTGGTTCAGCACTGGCTCAAAATTCGGCCTCTGAACTTAGTCACATCTCAACCGACTACGGAAATGGAAGCATTTGAGCTAATGAAAGACCGGCTGGCTGATTTAGAACGTTTAGGTTTCATTCTGATGGAAGCTTAG
- the hisA gene encoding 1-(5-phosphoribosyl)-5-[(5-phosphoribosylamino)methylideneamino]imidazole-4-carboxamide isomerase: MEVIPAIDVLGGKCVRLYQGDYGQVQTFDENPVDVARRWEDEGATRLHVVDLDGAKAGQSVNLQTIAAIVRAVSVPVQVGGGLRDRSSITSLLNVGVQRVIVGTVAVEQPDLVTQLCQELPDQIVVGIDARNGKVATRGWLETSEVLATELAQRMAAAGAAAIIYTDIYRDGTLQGPNLEALRELATAIEIPVIASGGVSSVRDLLSLLGLESLGVVGAIVGRALYTGEVSLKEALRAVGPGRWQDIPPDFGSSALA, translated from the coding sequence ATGGAAGTGATTCCCGCGATCGATGTACTGGGTGGAAAGTGTGTTCGTCTGTATCAGGGCGATTATGGTCAGGTACAAACCTTTGATGAAAACCCAGTGGATGTGGCTCGTCGCTGGGAAGACGAGGGCGCTACTCGTCTGCACGTTGTAGATCTGGATGGAGCGAAAGCGGGTCAATCCGTTAATCTGCAAACCATTGCAGCGATCGTCCGGGCGGTATCCGTTCCTGTGCAGGTGGGAGGAGGATTGCGCGATCGCTCCAGTATCACCAGTTTATTGAATGTTGGGGTACAGCGAGTGATTGTGGGCACTGTTGCCGTGGAGCAGCCTGATTTAGTCACTCAACTCTGTCAGGAACTTCCAGACCAGATTGTCGTCGGCATTGATGCCCGGAATGGCAAAGTGGCGACTCGTGGCTGGCTGGAAACATCGGAAGTACTGGCAACAGAATTAGCGCAGCGAATGGCAGCAGCAGGTGCTGCAGCAATTATTTACACCGATATTTACCGGGATGGTACTTTGCAAGGGCCAAATTTAGAAGCCCTGCGAGAATTGGCAACTGCGATCGAGATTCCGGTGATCGCATCGGGCGGGGTCAGTTCTGTGCGAGATTTGTTAAGTTTGCTGGGATTAGAATCGCTAGGAGTGGTAGGAGCGATCGTCGGGCGTGCCCTCTATACCGGGGAAGTATCGCTGAAAGAAGCCCTTCGCGCTGTAGGGCCGGGACGCTGGCAGGATATTCCCCCTGATTTTGGTTCCTCCGCGCTGGCATAA
- a CDS encoding DUF362 domain-containing protein has protein sequence MTLTQPTVSLIRAESYDLGELRRSLEVLLEPLGGIAAFVKPGDRVLLKPNLLTGARPAKECVTRPEIVYCVAQMVQSAGGKPFLGDGPAFGSAAGVARANGYTPLIEELGLPIVEFHGQRYETVSQDFNHLLLCKEAMDADVVINLPKVKSHVQLTLTMGVKNLFGCVPGKMKAWWHMEAGKNRDRFGMMLVETARAIAPDLTILDGIVGHEGNGPSGGEPRPLGVLGAASNVFALDRAMVDILQADPETIPTIVASQRLGVCPDLEAMYFPHLHPSELQIADWRLPESLVPIDFGMPRVVKSTFKHLYIRFIKEPIAAYGGTRSVSR, from the coding sequence ATGACCTTAACTCAACCCACTGTTAGTTTGATTCGGGCTGAATCCTACGATCTTGGAGAACTGCGACGATCGCTGGAAGTCTTACTGGAGCCACTGGGAGGAATAGCTGCCTTTGTGAAACCGGGCGATCGCGTCTTGCTGAAACCCAATTTATTAACTGGGGCACGACCAGCTAAGGAATGTGTGACTCGCCCAGAGATCGTGTACTGTGTGGCGCAAATGGTGCAGTCAGCAGGAGGAAAGCCCTTTTTAGGAGATGGGCCTGCTTTTGGTAGCGCGGCAGGAGTAGCACGGGCCAATGGTTATACACCCTTGATTGAGGAGTTGGGATTACCGATCGTCGAGTTTCATGGGCAACGGTATGAGACCGTAAGCCAGGACTTCAACCATTTGTTGCTGTGTAAGGAAGCGATGGATGCAGATGTGGTAATTAACCTGCCCAAGGTGAAATCCCATGTGCAGTTGACGCTGACGATGGGCGTAAAGAATTTGTTTGGTTGTGTTCCCGGTAAGATGAAAGCTTGGTGGCACATGGAAGCCGGAAAAAACCGCGATCGGTTTGGCATGATGCTGGTTGAAACGGCCCGTGCTATTGCTCCCGACCTGACCATTCTGGATGGGATCGTCGGTCATGAGGGAAATGGCCCCAGTGGTGGCGAACCCCGTCCCCTGGGCGTGTTAGGTGCTGCATCGAATGTATTTGCTCTGGATCGGGCGATGGTGGATATTTTGCAGGCAGATCCTGAAACCATTCCGACGATCGTTGCCTCCCAACGGTTAGGAGTCTGTCCTGATCTGGAAGCCATGTATTTTCCGCACCTGCACCCCAGCGAGTTGCAAATTGCGGACTGGCGCTTGCCAGAGTCCCTGGTGCCCATTGACTTCGGGATGCCCCGTGTTGTGAAATCAACCTTTAAGCACCTTTACATTCGATTCATTAAAGAACCGATCGCAGCTTATGGGGGCACCCGCTCTGTAAGTCGATAA
- the psbP gene encoding photosystem II reaction center PsbP yields the protein MLKRIVVIVFMVISLSLQGCVPGGVTGFNSFVDATDGYQFLYPNGWLQVKVSDGPDVVFHDLIEQTENVSVVINPVDSGKTLKDLGQPGEVGYKLSKSAIAPPGSGREAELVNAEAREVGDKTYYLLEYAVKLSDNRQRHNLASVAVSRGKLYTFNASTPEARWEKMKDILEQSVKSFSVY from the coding sequence ATGCTCAAACGAATTGTGGTGATAGTGTTTATGGTAATCAGCCTGAGTCTGCAAGGGTGTGTACCTGGAGGCGTAACAGGGTTCAATAGCTTTGTCGATGCCACTGATGGCTACCAATTCCTCTATCCCAACGGCTGGCTACAGGTGAAAGTATCGGATGGCCCAGATGTGGTATTCCACGATTTGATTGAGCAAACTGAAAATGTCAGTGTGGTAATTAATCCAGTTGATTCAGGCAAAACTTTGAAAGACTTGGGGCAACCCGGAGAAGTGGGATATAAGCTCTCGAAAAGCGCGATCGCGCCTCCTGGATCGGGACGGGAAGCGGAATTGGTAAATGCCGAAGCACGGGAAGTGGGCGACAAGACGTATTACCTGCTGGAATATGCGGTTAAGCTTAGCGACAATCGCCAGCGCCACAACCTTGCCAGTGTGGCAGTCAGTCGGGGCAAGCTCTACACCTTCAATGCCTCCACCCCTGAAGCCCGCTGGGAGAAAATGAAGGATATTTTAGAACAGTCGGTGAAGTCGTTCTCGGTGTATTGA
- a CDS encoding Maf family protein has product MVLPQFVLASASPARRRLLQAVGINPIVRPSDVDESLVQNPDPKTLVQTLALRKAEAVADQLAKDESRGGATLPLLVMGCDSVLAIHGEIHGKPNSPEEAIARWQQMRGQVGELLTGHVLIEMREEGGSGIGDRRSGGNPKSKIQNLKSKTLVRCQITQVYFADVSDRQIEAYVATGEPLNCAGCFALEGKGGLFVEKLEGCHSNVIGLSLPLLRQMLADMEYDIADFW; this is encoded by the coding sequence ATGGTGCTTCCTCAGTTTGTTCTGGCTTCGGCTTCTCCAGCACGGCGACGATTGTTGCAGGCGGTGGGTATTAATCCGATCGTTCGTCCCAGTGATGTTGATGAATCGCTGGTGCAGAACCCGGATCCCAAAACCCTGGTGCAAACTCTGGCTTTGCGAAAGGCTGAAGCGGTAGCAGATCAACTCGCCAAGGATGAAAGTCGGGGAGGCGCAACATTGCCTCTCCTGGTCATGGGCTGCGATTCTGTACTGGCAATTCATGGCGAAATTCATGGAAAACCCAATAGTCCAGAGGAAGCGATCGCCCGCTGGCAACAGATGCGCGGTCAGGTAGGGGAACTGCTGACAGGCCATGTGTTGATTGAAATGAGGGAGGAGGGGGGATCGGGAATCGGAGATCGGAGATCGGGGGGAAATCCAAAATCCAAAATCCAAAATCTAAAATCCAAAACTCTCGTTCGTTGTCAGATTACTCAGGTTTACTTTGCGGATGTGAGCGATCGTCAGATTGAAGCGTATGTGGCGACTGGGGAACCGCTGAATTGTGCGGGCTGTTTCGCGCTGGAGGGCAAAGGGGGATTGTTTGTAGAAAAACTGGAAGGCTGTCACAGCAATGTGATTGGCCTGAGCTTGCCCCTCCTGCGTCAAATGCTCGCCGACATGGAATACGACATCGCCGATTTTTGGTAG
- a CDS encoding alpha-amylase family glycosyl hydrolase, protein MARQSLADLNLKSIIAGVNYFPSPIAWEDQVFYFLMLDRFSDGRENGYRDNQGNLITTGSTPLYTPADQGNAIKTDEDARNWREAGARYVGGNLKGLTHKLGYLKRLGITALWVSPILKQVRFQETYHGYGIQNFLEVEPHFGTREDLKELVRVAHENGIYVILDIILNHAGNVFSYNPDRYWTQNDKGEWFLDPRWDNQPYPVKGWNDQTGHPTIPFVKANPQNPPDENGAVLPLELQDPSAFTQKGRINSWDYDPEFREGDFEDLKDIHHGYGPTDEYQVSDALRHLCAAYQYWIAYADLDGFRIDTVKHMDIGATRYFVSVMREFTQTLGKENFFLLGEITGGRQRAYETLELTGLSAALGIDDIPDKLEYLVKGYRNPNDYFSLFRNSELVNKGSHIWFRNKVVTSFDDHDQVRKGKHKARFCANPGASKVVLNVLALNAMTLGIPCIYYGSEQCFDGQGGSDRYIREAMFGGTFGAFRSRGVHFFNEDNPVYRELTKILEIRRKNIALRRGRQYLRPISAPNDGVRFSLPEMIGGQIRSVVPWSRIFNDQEMLLAINTDYDQPRTAWVTIDNDLHKAGDHLKCIYSTDAAQIGQSVTVEARNGKAVLLTVPAAGFVIFE, encoded by the coding sequence ATGGCTAGACAATCCTTAGCTGACCTGAACTTGAAATCGATCATTGCCGGTGTCAACTATTTTCCATCACCGATCGCCTGGGAAGATCAGGTCTTCTACTTCCTGATGCTCGATCGCTTCTCAGATGGTCGTGAAAATGGCTATCGGGACAATCAGGGCAACCTGATTACTACGGGAAGCACGCCATTGTACACCCCAGCAGATCAGGGGAACGCGATTAAAACCGACGAGGATGCCCGGAACTGGCGGGAGGCTGGTGCCCGCTATGTGGGCGGTAACCTGAAAGGTTTGACCCACAAGCTGGGGTATCTGAAGCGATTAGGCATTACTGCCCTCTGGGTCAGCCCGATTTTGAAGCAGGTGCGTTTCCAGGAAACTTACCACGGTTACGGCATTCAAAACTTTCTGGAAGTAGAACCCCACTTTGGCACTCGCGAAGATCTGAAAGAACTGGTACGGGTGGCTCACGAAAACGGTATCTATGTGATTCTGGACATCATCTTGAATCATGCCGGTAATGTATTCAGTTACAATCCCGATCGCTATTGGACTCAAAATGACAAAGGCGAATGGTTTCTCGATCCCCGCTGGGATAATCAACCATACCCGGTCAAAGGCTGGAACGATCAAACTGGCCATCCCACCATTCCTTTTGTCAAAGCCAATCCCCAAAACCCTCCAGATGAGAATGGTGCCGTTTTACCGCTTGAGCTACAAGATCCATCTGCATTCACTCAGAAAGGTCGCATCAATAGTTGGGACTACGACCCCGAATTCCGCGAGGGAGATTTCGAGGATCTGAAAGACATTCACCACGGCTACGGTCCTACCGATGAGTACCAGGTGTCTGATGCCCTGCGCCATTTGTGTGCAGCCTATCAATACTGGATCGCCTATGCCGACCTTGATGGCTTTCGGATTGATACCGTCAAACACATGGACATTGGTGCCACCCGCTATTTTGTCTCCGTGATGCGCGAGTTTACCCAAACCCTTGGCAAGGAGAATTTCTTCCTGCTGGGCGAGATTACGGGCGGTCGCCAGCGGGCTTACGAAACCCTGGAACTGACGGGACTGAGTGCAGCACTGGGGATTGACGATATTCCCGACAAGCTGGAATATCTGGTCAAGGGATACCGCAATCCCAACGATTACTTCAGCCTGTTCCGCAATTCGGAGTTGGTCAACAAAGGCTCCCACATCTGGTTCCGCAATAAGGTGGTGACATCCTTTGACGATCATGACCAGGTGCGCAAGGGCAAGCACAAGGCTCGCTTTTGTGCCAATCCGGGGGCCTCGAAGGTAGTACTGAATGTGCTGGCGCTAAATGCGATGACACTGGGTATTCCCTGCATCTATTACGGCAGTGAGCAGTGTTTCGATGGTCAGGGAGGCAGCGATCGCTACATTCGAGAAGCCATGTTCGGTGGCACATTTGGCGCGTTTAGAAGCCGGGGCGTGCATTTCTTTAATGAAGATAATCCGGTGTATCGAGAACTTACCAAAATTCTGGAAATTCGCCGGAAAAATATCGCCCTGCGTCGCGGTCGTCAATACCTGCGCCCGATTTCAGCACCTAATGATGGAGTTCGCTTTAGCTTGCCAGAAATGATAGGGGGGCAAATACGATCGGTGGTGCCCTGGTCACGGATTTTCAATGATCAAGAAATGTTGCTAGCAATCAATACCGATTATGACCAGCCCAGAACAGCCTGGGTGACGATCGACAATGACCTGCACAAAGCCGGGGATCATCTGAAATGCATTTACTCAACGGATGCGGCGCAGATCGGTCAATCAGTAACAGTGGAAGCGCGGAATGGCAAGGCCGTGTTGTTGACTGTTCCAGCAGCGGGTTTTGTGATTTTTGAGTAG